The Flavobacterium galactosidilyticum nucleotide sequence CCTTGTGGAACTAATAAAAGCATAATCATCAAAATTATCATTTTCTGTTATAAAAGCCAATTTTGGCCGAGTGGATTTGGTAACTGAAGTGATTTTGTGCTAATACCGATGACAAGACTATATTTTAGAATTTTTGTTTTTTACATTTATTTGCTATTTTTTAAAGCAAATAGCAAATCTGCCAAATCAACTACTCCATAAGTAGAGGAATAGTCAGAAACTGCATAGGGTAAAATTAGACTATTATTGTGTATTATTGAACCACAAGAATACACTACATTAGGTACATATCCTTCTCGTTCGCCTTCTAATGGTGAGAGTAAAGGTTGTTTAAGGCGACCAATTTCTTTTGAAGGATCGTCTAAATCAAATAATGAAGCTCCTATACAGTATCGTCTCATAGCACCAACACCATGGGTAATCACTAACCAGCCTTCGGTTGTCCAGAGCGGTGATCCGCAATTTCCTATTTGCGTAAATTCCCAAGTATATTTTGGTTCTTGTATCATTATAGGATTATTCCATTGCGTTGGTCTATCAGAAAACATTAAGTAATTATTGACTCCGTCAATCCTAGAAAGCATTGCATATTTACCTTTTACTTTTCGAGGAAACAAAGCTAAATTTTTATTTGTGGCACCGATTCCAGACAGAGGCATCACTCTAAAAGAATAAAAATCTTCAGTCGAAATCAGTTTAGGAAGAATTACATGTCCATCATATGCGGTATACGTTGCCATAATGCGTTCCGAATTATCATCGTCAATGAATCTTACAAATCGAGCATCTTCAATACCGCGGCTTTCGGATTCTGATATGGGAAAAATAACACGTTCAGTAATATCAGAGTCATGCTTAAATTGTATGTCGTAAAAGGAATCAGATAACCACACCATTTGCTCTAGAGCCGTTTTTCTACTTTGTTTTATGGTGGGATCGTTCAAAATATCATGTACGAGCTTTTGTAATACTGAGTACTCAAATTCCTGAGGCAATTGTTGCATAATAACGTTTGAATATTTCTCGCTAATATTCATCTCCCTCAGTTTCATTTGGAATCTTTGTTTATTGTAGTGTGTTTTATGTTCTATTTCTGCTTTGTCGATATAATTTCCAATCTTCATAACACGTAAGTCATTGTTTTTATCAAGAATTGCTCTTCTAAAAACAATCGAGGAAATATGGCCTTCTCCTGTAGCTCGAAAGGAGATAATCACTCTTTTTTCTCCTTCCTCAAGATCTGATTGATCAAAATCTTCTACTATCGATGGATTAAAGAAGGCTGCAGACTCTAAAGAATATTCCATTGTGCAGTAAGAGCCAATAAGCATTTTTCTTTCGTCAGATAAAGTGGTATAATCAATTTGCATTGCTTCTATAATGCCTCTTATCTTCTCACAATGCGAATAAAATATTTTAGAAATATTACGGTGTCTTCTAGCAAATTCCCTTAATGTATGCTCTAAAGTGTTATAAACTTGATTTTCAGTGAGTAGCATGATACGAGCTACCATATTTTGGGTTCGTTCATCACCATTCATAAAATATCTTGCAACAACTCGTTTCGCATCAGGTGCGAAAATTATATTTTTTCGTATTATTGGAATTCGCATAAAAATGTTTTTAGTTGATAAATAACTTTCTTGAAATGAACTGAGTAGTGACAGATTAAATAGCAACACTACTTTTACAAGGAAGTAAGAACAGGTTGATTTAACTTAAGAAGTTACTCCAGCGTATTAATGTGCCTTATTTTTTAAAGTCTTTGTTTTTTGAGCAGCATAAATGAGTAATGAACTATTAAGACAGAATTTAAATTTTAAAATAATCGATAGCTAATGGAAATTTATTTAAAAAAAAATCATTGGCTTTACTATTAAATATAAATTTTTTAAATAAAAAGGCTTTATTTCAAAAATACAATAAAAAAAATGAGATATCAACTTTGAAGTTGTTTTTACCAATTTTAAATGAATTTATCTCTAAAACGTGAATAATGTAAAACACAATACTAATTGTGTAACAATCTTATTAGACATTATTTATAAATTTACAAATGAGATTTTTATTAAGTGTAGTACTCCTTTATATTCTCGTAATATTAAAAAATGAGTAAAAATTAGAGTTCTTTCTTAATTCAAGACGATAATAATTATTAAAGACAGATACTCTTTTACGAATTTTATCTGATTTTGGCGAACTCAAAATTCTTTTTAAGAAGTTTTTACTATCTCGGTTTACTTTTAATAGTTACGCATAAAAATACTAAACGTAACTCAGTATTCTCTTCTAAAGTTGTCACGTAAATTGAGGTGCTTTTTTAGATTATCTGATTTGAAGTTTATGCAGTAAAAATTATTCACATCAAAAGTTAGATTTAATTTTTGTGAATGTGTTTTTTAAAATAAAGCAAAATATAATATAAAAAAAAATAATGATGAAAACTTTGTCTACAAAATCAAAAATTGTTTTTCTTTCAACATATCCACCAACTCATTGTGGTATTGCAACTTTTACAAAAGATACTGTTCGTGCTATTGATACAATTTATGGCAAGAGTATTAGCTGCGAGATTTGTGAAATAACATTTAAGGGAGATGCTAATATAAACTCGGCCTATCATTTGCCTTCTCAAAATAAAGAAGCTTACCAAAAAGTGGCAGCAAAAATCAATAATGATCCTGATGTAAAGTTGGTACATATTCAGCATGAATTCGGATTGTTTGGAGGCCAATATGGTGACTATCTACTAGATTTTTTTAGATGAAATCAAAAGACCAATTGCATTTACCTTTCACAGTGTAATACCCAATCCTAATGAAACTTTAAAGTCATTAGTGCAATTGTTAATCAGTTATTCCGAAGCTATTTTTGTGATGACTCACAAATCTAAAAAAATCCTAATGGAAGATTATGGTTTAGCTGAGAGTAGTATTGCTTTAGTACCACACGGTACAAATTTAGTAGATTATGAAACGACTGCTGAAGCTAAGAAAAAATTCGATTTCGAGGACAGAATTATTCTATCCACTTTCGGACTACTGGGAGAGGGAAAAAGTATAGAAACTGGACTTAAAGCTCTACCAGAAATAGTCAAACAGTTTCCAAATGTTCTTTATTTAGTGTTAGGTAGAACTCATCCAAATGCAATTGAGAATAATGTAGATAAATATCGAAATTCGCTGCAGCAAATTGTTGAAGAGCTACATCTTGAAAATAATGTTCGATTTGTAAATGAATATCTAGAAGTAAATCAGCTTTTAGATTATTTGAAAGCCACTGACGTATATTTATTTACATCAAAAGATCCAAATCAGGCAGTAAGTGGTACATTTTCGTATGCTATGAGTTGCTCGTGTCCTATTGTAGCTAGCAAAATTCCGCATACAATGGAGAGCCTAACTAGCGATGTGGGTATTCTTGTTGACATACAAAATGTAGAGCAATTTGCTGCAGCTACTATAAAATTGTTGGCTGATGATGCTTTAAGAACTCAAATGGCATTGAATGCTTATGCAAAAACTACGAAGACTTCCTGGGAAAATACAGCAATAAAACATTTAGAAGTGTATCAAAGGATTTCAAAAGGTTTAAACCAAATTAAAATATCTTATCCTAAAATTAAAATGGATCATTTGAAGAGAATGACAACAGATTTTGGAATGATTCAGTTTTGTAAAATTTCAGATCCAGATTTAGAGTCAGGATATACATTAGATGATAATGCAAGAGCGCTCATTGCAATTTGTAAGCAGTATCAACTAAATGGTAAACAAGTTGATGTAGAATACATGAAAATCTATTTAAATTTCATTGAAAGGTGCCAATTGCCAGGTGGTAATTTTATTAATTATGTAGATAAAAATAATGTAATTGAGGCTAGAAACAGTGATGAAAATTTAGAAGATTCTAATGGTAGAGCCATTTGGGCTTTAGGCTTTTTTACTACGTTAACGCCATCAAATGATCTTGCACCTCTAATAGATAAAGCTATTGATTGTTTGAAAAAAGCGGTAAAAAAAGCAGAAAAATTTAATTCTCCGCGAGCGATTGCTTTTTCAATTAAAGGGTTTTATTATTGGTACAGCGTTGAACCCTCGTTGGCTTTAAGGAATAGCATCGAAATTTTGAGTAAAAAAATTCAGTCGATGTATACATCTGTTAGTACACCAGATTGGAATTGGTTTGAAAATAAGTTAACGTATGCAAATAGTATTTTACCTGAAGCGCTCCTGTTTACTTATTTAATTACAGGACAGGAGAAAAGTAAAGAAATTGCTGTACAATCCA carries:
- a CDS encoding glycosyltransferase, whose product is MEDYGLAESSIALVPHGTNLVDYETTAEAKKKFDFEDRIILSTFGLLGEGKSIETGLKALPEIVKQFPNVLYLVLGRTHPNAIENNVDKYRNSLQQIVEELHLENNVRFVNEYLEVNQLLDYLKATDVYLFTSKDPNQAVSGTFSYAMSCSCPIVASKIPHTMESLTSDVGILVDIQNVEQFAAATIKLLADDALRTQMALNAYAKTTKTSWENTAIKHLEVYQRISKGLNQIKISYPKIKMDHLKRMTTDFGMIQFCKISDPDLESGYTLDDNARALIAICKQYQLNGKQVDVEYMKIYLNFIERCQLPGGNFINYVDKNNVIEARNSDENLEDSNGRAIWALGFFTTLTPSNDLAPLIDKAIDCLKKAVKKAEKFNSPRAIAFSIKGFYYWYSVEPSLALRNSIEILSKKIQSMYTSVSTPDWNWFENKLTYANSILPEALLFTYLITGQEKSKEIAVQSMNFLIEKMFVDGEFKIISNDGWYEKGVTPNSFGEQPIEACYMMHTLDLFYKTFGNTAYKVNMKKAFDWFLGRNHLGHIMYNPITGGCYDGLEENNVNLNQGAESTVCYLSARLLIESYTSTGKNSALSNAVKIDKFNIPLSNFPEIPNNSNREVNSKIKNKVQF
- a CDS encoding glycoside hydrolase family 130 protein gives rise to the protein MRIPIIRKNIIFAPDAKRVVARYFMNGDERTQNMVARIMLLTENQVYNTLEHTLREFARRHRNISKIFYSHCEKIRGIIEAMQIDYTTLSDERKMLIGSYCTMEYSLESAAFFNPSIVEDFDQSDLEEGEKRVIISFRATGEGHISSIVFRRAILDKNNDLRVMKIGNYIDKAEIEHKTHYNKQRFQMKLREMNISEKYSNVIMQQLPQEFEYSVLQKLVHDILNDPTIKQSRKTALEQMVWLSDSFYDIQFKHDSDITERVIFPISESESRGIEDARFVRFIDDDNSERIMATYTAYDGHVILPKLISTEDFYSFRVMPLSGIGATNKNLALFPRKVKGKYAMLSRIDGVNNYLMFSDRPTQWNNPIMIQEPKYTWEFTQIGNCGSPLWTTEGWLVITHGVGAMRRYCIGASLFDLDDPSKEIGRLKQPLLSPLEGEREGYVPNVVYSCGSIIHNNSLILPYAVSDYSSTYGVVDLADLLFALKNSK